A window of the Ostrea edulis chromosome 1, xbOstEdul1.1, whole genome shotgun sequence genome harbors these coding sequences:
- the LOC125676859 gene encoding coatomer subunit beta'-like isoform X7 codes for MPLRLGVKRVLSARSDRVKSSELHPKEPWMLVSLFNGQVHIWNSESQQLIKSFEVCDLPVRSSRFVPRKNWVITGSDDMQIRVFNYNTLERVNQFEAHSDYIRSLAVHPTQPFILSSSDDMLIKLWDWEKKWTCTQVFEGHSHYVMQIVINPKDNNTFASASLDRTVKVWQLGSNTPNFTLEGHEKGVNCVDYYSGGDKPYLISGADDRLIKIWDYQNKTCVQTLEGHAQNISAVAFHPELPIIMTGSEDGTVRIWHANTYRLESTLNYGLERVWTIAAQKGSNNVALGYDEGSIIIKLGREEPAMSMDSSGKIIWAKHSEVQQANIKAIGDQDVKDGERLPLAVKDMGSCEIYPQTIAHNPNGRFVVVCGDGEYIIYTAMALRNKSFGSAQEFVWSSDSSVYAIRESTSSVKIFKNFKEQRAFKPEFGAEGIYGGYMLGTRSVSGLAFYDWESTELVRRIEITPKNVYWSENGELCCITTDESFFVLKYNAEAVEKARENREDVGEDGIEEAFDVVGEIEETVKTGVWVGDCFIYTNSVNRLNYYVGGEIVTIAHLDRLMYLLGYIPKDNRLYLGDKELNIVSFSLLVSVLEYQTAVMRRDFETADKILPMIPREHRSRVAHFLEKQGFKSQALAVTCDPEHKFELALQLGDLKTCYQIAKEAESEQKWKQLAELAISKCEFGLAQECLHQANDFGGLLLLASSAGNAQMVAKLGDTAEKAGQNNVAFISHFVLGRLEECLEVLINTGRLPEAAFFARTYLPSQVSRVVELWREHLGKVNKKAANSLADPQEYENLFPDWKNALKTETFLKPQRQRAIPADKFLRVPPNHERTPVEEMKQAEEQGSFTFVQDPQDGEEEFEQAPETTQQNVKEPTPPQKSEAPPPEPIPSKIEMDDLEKELELDLENMNIDNVDTSDINLDEDLLED; via the exons ATG CCGCTACGACTAGGTGTAAAGCGAGTTCTTTCAGCACGATCAGACAGAGTTAAAAGTAGTGAACTGCATCCAAAAGAACCATGGATGCTAGTCAGTCTCTTCAACGGGCAGGTTCATATTTGGAATAGTGAATCACAG CAACTCATCAAATCCTTTGAGGTGTGTGATTTACCTGTTAGAAGTTCCCGATTTGTTCCCAGGAAAAATTGGGTCATTACTGGCTCG GATGACATGCAGATCCGAGTGTTTAACTACAACACATTGGAACGAGTCAATCAATTTGAGGCTCACTCTGATTACATCAGAAGCTTAGCTGTTCACCCTACTCAGCCATTCATCCTCAGCAGCAGTG ATGATATGTTGATCAAGCTTTGGGACTGGGAGAAGAAGTGGACCTGTACTCAGGTGTTTGAGGGCCACTCTCACTATGTGATGCAGATTGTGATCAACCCCAAGGACAACAACACCTTTGCTAGTGCATCTCTGGACAGAACTGTCAAG GTCTGGCAGCTTGGATCCAACACACCTAATTTCACACTTGAGGGACATGAAAAGGGAGTGAACTGTGTAGACTACTATTCAGGAGGAGATAAACCCTACCTGATCTCAGGAGCTGATGACAGACTGATTAAAATCTGGGACTACCAG AACAAGACATGTGTTCAGACTTTGGAAGGACATGCCCAGAACATTTCTGCTGTGGCATTCCACCCTGAGCTCCCCATAATAATGACTGGGTCAGAAGATG GCACAGTAAGAATCTGGCATGCGAATACATACAGACTCGAGAGCACGCTGAATTACGGACTTGAGAGAGTGTGGACCATTGCAGCTCAGAAGGGTTCCAACAATGTGGCCCTTGGATATGACGAAGGAAGCATCATCATAAAG cTTGGTCGTGAGGAACCAGCTATGTCCATGGACAGCAGTGGAAAGATTATCTGGGCCAAACACTCTGAAGTCCAGCAAGCTAACATTAAAGCCATTGGGGATCAAGATGTTAAAGATGGGGAGAGGCTTCCTCTGGCTGTAAAGGACATGGGCAGCTGTGAAATCTACCCCCAAACCATCGCTCACAATCCCAACGGAAG GTTTGTGGTGGTGTGTGGAGACGGAGAATACATCATATACACTGCCATGGCTCTTAGGAACAAAAGTTTTGGATCTGCCCAGGAATTTGTCTGGAGCAGCGATTCCTCAGTGTATGCCATTCGGGAATCAACAAGCTCTGTCAAAATCTTCAAGAACTTTAAAGAACAAAGAGCATTTAAACCAGAATTTGGAGCTGAAG GTATCTATGGAGGTTATATGTTGGGGACTCGGTCAGTGAGTGGCCTGGCCTTCTATGACTGGGAATCAACAGAACTAGTCAGGCGAATAGAAATTACACCAAAAAAT GTGTATTGGAGTGAGAATGGTGAGCTGTGTTGTATCACGACAGATGAATCCTTCTTTGTTCTGAAATACAATGCTGAGGCAGTAGAAAAAGCCAGGGAAAATAGGGAAGATGTGGGAGAGGACGGAATCGAGGAAGCCTTTGACGTTGTTGGGGAAATTGAGGAAACCGTTAAGACAGGGGTTTGGGTAGGGGACTGCTTCATCTACACCAACAGTGTTAATCGTCTCAACTACTATGTGGGAGGTGAAATTGTCACCATTGCTCACCTGGACAG gttgATGTATTTGCTGGGCTACATTCCAAAGGATAATCGTTTGTATCTGGGTGACAAGGAACTGAACATTGTCAGTTTCTCTCTCCTTGTGTCAGTGCTGGAATACCAAACAGCTGTGATGAGGAGGGACTTTGAAACAGCTGATAAAATATTACCCATGATTCCCAGGGAACACAGGTCAAGGGTTGCACATTTCTTAGAAAAACAG GGATTCAAATCCCAAGCTTTGGCAGTGACCTGTGATCCTGAACACAAGTTTGAGTTGGCATTACAGCTGGGAGATCTGAAGACCTGCTACCAAATTGCCAAGGAAGCAGAG TCGGAACAAAAGTGGAAGCAGTTGGCTGAGCTAGCCATCAGCAAGTGTGAGTTTGGTCTGGCCCAAGAGTGTCTCCACCAGGCTAATGACTTTGGGGGTCTTCTGCTGCTGGCCAGTTCTGCCGGAAATGCCCAGATGGTGGCCAAGCTTGGGGACACCGCTGAGAAAGCTGGCCAAAACAATGTCGCTTTCATCTCCCACTTCGTTCTGGGAAG GTTGGAGGAGTGTCTGGAGGTACTGATAAACACAGGACGACTTCCAGAAGCCGCTTTCTTCGCCAGAACTTACCTACCTAGTCAGGTCTCAAG GGTTGTCGAGTTGTGGAGGGAACACTTAGGAAAAGTCAACAAAAAAGCAGCCAACTCACTGGCCGATCCACAGGAGTATGAGAATTTGTTCCCAGATTGGAAGAATGCCCTTAAGACAGAGACTTTCTTGAAACCCCAGCGGCAACGTGCAATCCCTGCAGACAAATTCCTTCGTGTACCT CCAAACCATGAGAGGACCCCAGTTGAGGAGATGAAGCAGGCAGAGGAGCAGGGGTCTTTCACATTTGTCCAAGATCCTCAGGATGGAGAGGAGGAATTTGAACAAGCCCCAGAGACCACACAACAGAATGTCAAG gaacCAACACCTCCACAGAAATCTGAGGCCCCACCCCCAGAGCCAATCCCTAGTAAAATAGAAATGGATGACCTTGAGAAAGAATTAGAACTTGATCTAGAAAATATGAACATTGACAATGTAGACACATCG
- the LOC125676859 gene encoding coatomer subunit beta'-like isoform X8 → MPLRLDIKRKLSARSDRVKCVDLHPTEPWMLASLYNGNVHVWNHESQQLIKSFEVCDLPVRSSRFVPRKNWVITGSDDMQIRVFNYNTLERVNQFEAHSDYIRSLAVHPTQPFILSSSDDMLIKLWDWEKKWTCTQVFEGHSHYVMQIVINPKDNNTFASASLDRTVKVWQLGSNTPNFTLEGHEKGVNCVDYYSGGDKPYLISGADDRLIKIWDYQNKTCVQTLEGHAQNISAVAFHPELPIIMTGSEDGTVRIWHANTYRLESTLNYGLERVWTIAAQKGSNNVALGYDEGSIIIKLGREEPAMSMDSSGKIIWAKHSEVQQANIKAIGDQDVKDGERLPLAVKDMGSCEIYPQTIAHNPNGRFVVVCGDGEYIIYTAMALRNKSFGSAQEFVWSSDSSVYAIRESTSSVKIFKNFKEQRAFKPEFGAEGIYGGYMLGTRSVSGLAFYDWESTELVRRIEITPKNVYWSENGELCCITTDESFFVLKYNAEAVEKARENREDVGEDGIEEAFDVVGEIEETVKTGVWVGDCFIYTNSVNRLNYYVGGEIVTIAHLDRLMYLLGYIPKDNRLYLGDKELNIVSFSLLVSVLEYQTAVMRRDFETADKILPMIPREHRSRVAHFLEKQGFKSQALAVTCDPEHKFELALQLGDLKTCYQIAKEAESEQKWKQLAELAISKCEFGLAQECLHQANDFGGLLLLASSAGNAQMVAKLGDTAEKAGQNNVAFISHFVLGRLEECLEVLINTGRLPEAAFFARTYLPSQVSRVVELWREHLGKVNKKAANSLADPQEYENLFPDWKNALKTETFLKPQRQRAIPADKFLRVPPNHERTPVEEMKQAEEQGSFTFVQDPQDGEEEFEQAPETTQQNVKEPTPPQKSEAPPPEPIPSKIEMDDLEKELELDLENMNIDNVDTSDINLDEDLLED, encoded by the exons ATG CCTCTTCGACTTGATATCAAGCGAAAACTGTCGGCACGATCAGACCGTGTCAAGTGTGTTGATTTACACCCTACTGAACCATGGATGTTAGCTAGTTTATATAATGGAAATGTCCATGTATGGAATCACGAGTCTCAG CAACTCATCAAATCCTTTGAGGTGTGTGATTTACCTGTTAGAAGTTCCCGATTTGTTCCCAGGAAAAATTGGGTCATTACTGGCTCG GATGACATGCAGATCCGAGTGTTTAACTACAACACATTGGAACGAGTCAATCAATTTGAGGCTCACTCTGATTACATCAGAAGCTTAGCTGTTCACCCTACTCAGCCATTCATCCTCAGCAGCAGTG ATGATATGTTGATCAAGCTTTGGGACTGGGAGAAGAAGTGGACCTGTACTCAGGTGTTTGAGGGCCACTCTCACTATGTGATGCAGATTGTGATCAACCCCAAGGACAACAACACCTTTGCTAGTGCATCTCTGGACAGAACTGTCAAG GTCTGGCAGCTTGGATCCAACACACCTAATTTCACACTTGAGGGACATGAAAAGGGAGTGAACTGTGTAGACTACTATTCAGGAGGAGATAAACCCTACCTGATCTCAGGAGCTGATGACAGACTGATTAAAATCTGGGACTACCAG AACAAGACATGTGTTCAGACTTTGGAAGGACATGCCCAGAACATTTCTGCTGTGGCATTCCACCCTGAGCTCCCCATAATAATGACTGGGTCAGAAGATG GCACAGTAAGAATCTGGCATGCGAATACATACAGACTCGAGAGCACGCTGAATTACGGACTTGAGAGAGTGTGGACCATTGCAGCTCAGAAGGGTTCCAACAATGTGGCCCTTGGATATGACGAAGGAAGCATCATCATAAAG cTTGGTCGTGAGGAACCAGCTATGTCCATGGACAGCAGTGGAAAGATTATCTGGGCCAAACACTCTGAAGTCCAGCAAGCTAACATTAAAGCCATTGGGGATCAAGATGTTAAAGATGGGGAGAGGCTTCCTCTGGCTGTAAAGGACATGGGCAGCTGTGAAATCTACCCCCAAACCATCGCTCACAATCCCAACGGAAG GTTTGTGGTGGTGTGTGGAGACGGAGAATACATCATATACACTGCCATGGCTCTTAGGAACAAAAGTTTTGGATCTGCCCAGGAATTTGTCTGGAGCAGCGATTCCTCAGTGTATGCCATTCGGGAATCAACAAGCTCTGTCAAAATCTTCAAGAACTTTAAAGAACAAAGAGCATTTAAACCAGAATTTGGAGCTGAAG GTATCTATGGAGGTTATATGTTGGGGACTCGGTCAGTGAGTGGCCTGGCCTTCTATGACTGGGAATCAACAGAACTAGTCAGGCGAATAGAAATTACACCAAAAAAT GTGTATTGGAGTGAGAATGGTGAGCTGTGTTGTATCACGACAGATGAATCCTTCTTTGTTCTGAAATACAATGCTGAGGCAGTAGAAAAAGCCAGGGAAAATAGGGAAGATGTGGGAGAGGACGGAATCGAGGAAGCCTTTGACGTTGTTGGGGAAATTGAGGAAACCGTTAAGACAGGGGTTTGGGTAGGGGACTGCTTCATCTACACCAACAGTGTTAATCGTCTCAACTACTATGTGGGAGGTGAAATTGTCACCATTGCTCACCTGGACAG gttgATGTATTTGCTGGGCTACATTCCAAAGGATAATCGTTTGTATCTGGGTGACAAGGAACTGAACATTGTCAGTTTCTCTCTCCTTGTGTCAGTGCTGGAATACCAAACAGCTGTGATGAGGAGGGACTTTGAAACAGCTGATAAAATATTACCCATGATTCCCAGGGAACACAGGTCAAGGGTTGCACATTTCTTAGAAAAACAG GGATTCAAATCCCAAGCTTTGGCAGTGACCTGTGATCCTGAACACAAGTTTGAGTTGGCATTACAGCTGGGAGATCTGAAGACCTGCTACCAAATTGCCAAGGAAGCAGAG TCGGAACAAAAGTGGAAGCAGTTGGCTGAGCTAGCCATCAGCAAGTGTGAGTTTGGTCTGGCCCAAGAGTGTCTCCACCAGGCTAATGACTTTGGGGGTCTTCTGCTGCTGGCCAGTTCTGCCGGAAATGCCCAGATGGTGGCCAAGCTTGGGGACACCGCTGAGAAAGCTGGCCAAAACAATGTCGCTTTCATCTCCCACTTCGTTCTGGGAAG GTTGGAGGAGTGTCTGGAGGTACTGATAAACACAGGACGACTTCCAGAAGCCGCTTTCTTCGCCAGAACTTACCTACCTAGTCAGGTCTCAAG GGTTGTCGAGTTGTGGAGGGAACACTTAGGAAAAGTCAACAAAAAAGCAGCCAACTCACTGGCCGATCCACAGGAGTATGAGAATTTGTTCCCAGATTGGAAGAATGCCCTTAAGACAGAGACTTTCTTGAAACCCCAGCGGCAACGTGCAATCCCTGCAGACAAATTCCTTCGTGTACCT CCAAACCATGAGAGGACCCCAGTTGAGGAGATGAAGCAGGCAGAGGAGCAGGGGTCTTTCACATTTGTCCAAGATCCTCAGGATGGAGAGGAGGAATTTGAACAAGCCCCAGAGACCACACAACAGAATGTCAAG gaacCAACACCTCCACAGAAATCTGAGGCCCCACCCCCAGAGCCAATCCCTAGTAAAATAGAAATGGATGACCTTGAGAAAGAATTAGAACTTGATCTAGAAAATATGAACATTGACAATGTAGACACATCG